The following proteins are encoded in a genomic region of Glycine soja cultivar W05 chromosome 17, ASM419377v2, whole genome shotgun sequence:
- the LOC114393280 gene encoding LOB domain-containing protein 25-like, protein MASSSSYNSPCAACKFLRRKCMPGCIFAPYFPPEEPQKFANVHKIFGASNVTKLLNELLPHQREDAVNSLAYEAEARVRDPVYGCVGAISFLQRQVQRLQKELDAANADLLRYSYTDITPASLSVPPGLASFHHVPQRQFSARFGNELASGFYRHQSTTATAYSFPYALPWTDTSSEDISEGAGGGGNL, encoded by the coding sequence ATGGCATCATCCAGCTCTTACAACTCTCCATGTGCAGCCTGCAAGTTCTTGAGGAGGAAATGCATGCCAGGATGCATCTTTGCGCCATACTTCCCACCCGAAGAGCCTCAAAAGTTCGCAAACGTCCACAAAATCTTTGGTGCCAGCAACGTAACCAAGCTCCTCAATGAACTCCTCCCTCACCAGAGGGAGGATGCAGTGAACTCCCTCGCCTATGAGGCAGAGGCACGTGTGAGGGACCCAGTTTATGGCTGTGTAGGAGCCATCTCTTTCCTTCAGAGACAAGTCCAAAGGCTCCAAAAGGAGCTTGATGCTGCAAATGCTGATCTGCTACGCTATTCTTACACTGACATCACTCCAGCATCACTTTCTGTGCCACCAGGACTTGCTTCATTTCACCATGTTCCCCAGAGGCAGTTTAGTGCAAGATTTGGCAACGAATTAGCAAGTGGGTTTTATCGCCACCAGTCTACTACTGCTACTGCTTATTCCTTTCCTTATGCTCTTCCTTGGACTGATACCTCCTCGGAGGATATCAGTGAGGGAGCAGGAGGAGGAGGTAATTTGTGA